tagcatagtatcagtggaaacggtcacatagtttcacagcttagctataacgaCATcatagtatagctacatagcacatctctggtggaaaagcaccattagCATAAGCTAGTACCTTtaccattattttaattggCGTCTTGATCTTTTAAAAAGATTGTGATGCTTTTATTTGCTCACAGCCTTTTGTATTCCttgtacaagttttatttatgttgaaatGAATTGAAATCCTATcagtttttttacataaattttgATATGAACTTCAACTATGCTATTTTTATGAAGTgctgtgttatttattatacactagCGACCCGTCCCAGCTTCGCACGGGTACAacggtgatatattatgcatatattttacatataaaccttcctcttgaaccactctatctattaaaaaaaccgcatcaaaatctgttgcgtagttttaaagatttaagcatacaaaggacATAGGGACAGTAAAagggactttgttttatactatgtactattgcacccatgcgaagttggGGCGGATCGCTAGTACTACATAAATTACAATAGGTTTTGTCTTGTGTATCTTTTTTAATTCACGGACCATATTTTACCTTTTGCGGAACGCTGGTGGTCCACGGACCATCAGTTGCGATAGCTCGCTGCTTTAAAACCAATGTAGATATAACAATGTACATATTTACTGTAATTTTAATTGTAGACAATgctcaataaatatattttacattacttttggtggttttattttcatggtataagccggtaaatgagtctgctcgtttacaggcttatactcATGATAtattgatcacctgatggtaagtaatcgccgccgcccgtggacacttgaaacaccagaggcgttacaagtgcgctgctcactttttgggggttaggaatttaatggttattggggaatcgagaattggaaagattgagaattaggcctccggtaacctcacccacacaacgcaaacgttgttttacgtcggttttctgctcgtcCGTGGTAttcgtatcactccggtcgagccaacccattcatgccgaagcatggctctcctacacttaaaatataGTTAGAACAACACACAACATACattatgttaactaacagagggcgttcctgttaacccgcaatagtatagcatccatacatgctaaaaaaatattaccattcaaaaacaaaacaacgcaatttttttttataatattaaaatattcactaaacattttaaatcgatacgtaaaagaaacacgtagttgaaggaaggcaacgttgcaatttattgcaaATTTTTCTATgatgatgtttttgttttaatctattaatgatatagattaacgagtttaaaggaaccCCCTCTGTtagttataaatgataaatgatatttatttctgtaaatctattatataaaaataagtcgggttttccttcctgacgctataactccagatcgcacgaaccgatttccacggttttgcattcgatggaaaggtaacgggttccgtgatgtttatagcaaagaaaattaaaaaaaaacaagaaaagagcaggtggcgaaacgaagttcgctgggtttgctagttggttataaaataacacttttacacgtcaatatttcaaatagctagatgaggccggcatttcttatccgactactctgagaagaaatgccgaaacaaactcagaggtcatagtctcttttaaagttcagacaaaatcaattaaagaaagCCGGACCGTGcaagttaatataatataagttgaCATAAATGATAATTCACAATACTATAACGACAATAGCTACGTAGTATCGATTACGTTTGACCCAATTTGTAGAAACAATCGCGTGTCGAACAAACTGCATTTGTCAAACTAGAACACGAAGGGTGACTGGAAACTTTGTTATAACTCGTCAAAGTTTTATGATTAGCCCGGAGTTTGGTGGTAGGGAACTAGGGGAATAGGGTCGCTGTGTTTCACAAATAGGAGCTATAATAGGGATCATGACTGGGTCAACtgcttaattttcgattttgtCTAGCTAAatatctagaaataagtctgctatttgacgtcaaaatctTATGAcatcataatagagtatttcatacaaagttcatctatactaatattatctatactatattataaagctgaagagtttgcttgtttgtttgtttgtttgaacgcactaatctccagaacgactggttcgatttgagtaattctttttttgttggatagtgcagttatcgaggaaggctatatatatataaaacatcacgctatgaccaataggcgCCAAGCAGAgagggtgaaaccgcgcgaatgTAGCTagtagaaaatatcgtttttgacgtttcgaaaaaagtattgaatttgactagtaggaatcATGCCTATTGTTCcttctatacttttttttaaggaattggGGACAAACTGTGTACTCGTAGGTacatgggtcacctgatggtaagcgatttttaataaaaaataataaagtaattatagttttaatttctaattattttatcgtttacaataaaagtagaagaaatataaatattatgacgtaggcatccgctaagaaaggattttgatcaatcaATCAATATATAGTATATTATGTGGGGTGGTGTAAAACGTGAGAAGGTGTCCTTAAAAAGTAGTATTTATTTGGTAGGTGCTTATAGTAAGGGGTTATGTTTGCTCTTCctactttattaattaagagtgaattaaattatatttcagtGATAGTACTGGCTTGGTGTGCTGTCATATTTCTTCTGGTCTTCCATCAATACGGCGGTCAGGTACTGGATACGAAGAGTTTCATGAGACACTCCAGCCTGTTTTACCTGAGAAAAATGAAGTTAACTTTAAACACTTTTATttcaggaaaccgacgtgaaacaacgcttgcgttgtgtttcgttgtgtgcgtgaggttaccggaggcccaattaccccccttctcaatccccgattcatcaacaacccttaaattcctaactcccaaaaggctgacaacgcacttgtaacgcctctggtgtaacgctcgtttaccgacttataccagaTAAATGGGTCTAGTAAGGCATcgaacgttttatttttcttctcctctaataatatcttctgatttgtttcgttgcgggatccaagacagtcattcatgtccctgggacgttggacttcagtgttccggtgtttgcatggttgtatctactgtagatcctggtgcacaggagttgcagcggtatgggaggttgtggcgggcttgttccATACAAAAAAGGTATCGAACTAAGTAATAACGAAATATTCAACTAACTTGAGTCACTGTAGTAGCAGTAGTCTTATTCTTATTATCCTCAGCACCAGAAATATGGCTGAACAGCCTCGCTGCTACGAAGTACAGGATCTCGACAAAGCTGATGAAGCTTGCTCCGAGGAACAAACCTGCCGCACCACCGAATGATActgtgaaaatgaaaataatttagtattataataggacataataaaaaactaagcaacgtcacgtcttttatccccgaaatggttggcagaggtgctcattactacacgtaatgccgctatacacttttcatgtacacccacttttcaccatttgtgttataagttccatgtatcTAACaagggatgagcctattgcactatactggacacaattacaGACTACGTGCTACTGCTGAATTTtgcgaaaaaccgaaaaaagaccggtaatactttgcctgacccaggAATCCGAGACTCCTCCAGGAATCAGAGATCTGaaaaacccgagaccccttgcccggcagtcgcacctgcgaccacttgaccaacgaggcagtcacataTAGGACTAAGGATATATAAACTTTAAACAAGCATTGTATAAGGTCCCATTTGGGCGCCACAAATCAGAAATGGCGCCCAACTGGGACTAactgttttgatttttaaactatgttttttatttttgattttttttatcgacTGTTGTTGCTACTCATCAATGTTATATGATGTATGACTAGTTTCaagaaattttagaaaaccCGAAACATGCCCAGTACTCTTTGcttgtctcgggttcgattcccgatcgaacccgagaccccttgtccggcattctcacttgcgaccactcaaccaacgagccagtagttatatttttatagcaacaTCATgtatagcaacgtcacgccttttgccttcgaaggggtaggtagagttgcacattacgacaattatatttttattaatttaaacccACCAACTAGATCCTGGAAGTGGAACACGATCTCCCTGGTGTACCTGGTCTGCGGCGCCTGCACGGAGTACTTGATGGAGCCGTGCTGGTTGAACGGGGGGTTCTTCCtggaaatttatttatttattcatttataagaaaacaaacggtcacacagttttCATATTCTAAAtctaaacattacataaacagACCTATAGTTTCCTTAATTTAACAATATATATTAATAGCATGAACagcttaaaattataacaagaaCAAGAGAAAATGATACAAATATTGGAGATGTTGATAACATGGTAAAAGTGACTAATTACAATTATCAGTCAAAAgcttttttaatggaatttaatGTACAACAGAAAATATCAATGTCAGACAGACTGTCACTATCATTATAAAGTTTACATGCACGCcttataaacatgtttttacaGTAGGATGTTTTACATTTGGGGATACAAATATATaaccttatacatataaaagtgttctaaaagtatctgccacggctttaatgggttTAAACGAGGAActgagagtaaagttccctgtcaactgggactggtcagctccagactgcattgattttgttgtcctcaaggttattttctttttctatcactttgactgaatattagttttacattgttctcacatagttgaagcaatcgaaacaatgtaaccaagaattgtattgtgaatctgattgaaaaagagtaacctatggagtttcttgctcgttcttctccataggaatctacactttgaaacgagcaaatagagcaactagaggactgaccgacagacagacgttattaatattattatatttgctttgacgttcaaaagtgccttcctggtctatttggaataaataattttgactttgactttgaagaaaagcagtatcctccgaccaggcgaggtgatcgtgtctggcgggctttctgcacaactgttgttcgttgggattttctatccatcaCGTTTAAACTGTATATGTatgatttatgacgtcatccgttgatttgtacGTCGATCGTCTATATTCGACTTcagtcatctgtcacttgtcatgtgtcgccataTGGGCTGTAACTTCATACCAGTAGTTTATCGGTAGTTTATCATAAAGATTTTGTAATGACAGAACTAGTTTTTAGagagtattaaaattaaatggttgTGTGTTTGAACATAAAACTTTAGTAATATagttatgactgcacggttggcgcggtggctatgcaactagctgccgtgcaacgtgtcgcgggttcgattcccacacggagcaactctttgtgtgatctacaaattgttgtttcgggtctaggtgtcatgtgtatgtgaacttgtatgttagtaaacgcacccacgacacaggagaaactcctagtgtggggcaatgatttttaagaaaaaaatggtgtgctaataggtacctaccacaCCTGTTCCTCAATAGTCATCTCCTTATAGCTGGAGTCCATACACTGGGGCACACAGGCACACTTCCTCTCGTCATTCTTCAATAGTATATGTGCATTCTTGGCTAAACACCACATGCCCTTCGGAGTGCAGGGCGGACCATCTGAGGAAGGAAGAGGacctttaagtctttgactgccaatagaaaacttttaaaggcaaattctccgctaacgtcggtcaccggtgacccccgtggcgttcaaagtgttaaggtatgtgtccacaggcccgcatcgcacgcaacggattttagtttgtcttgtatagaaactcatacaactgcgtccactgatccgcatcgtactaGTCTGCAGCTGCAAAAGAAGTAGAATGCTCACCGTCATAAAAATAGTAGAAAGGTACACAATTGCATAGATCTTTAGCCAACTGGCTGCTGCATGCGAGCCGACACGTATTTGTACTGTGGACCTGAAACACAAAAGGTTATTATTAATAGGATGacaggtaattagtgaacgatatttaaacacgtgattgtactcatgattacaaacaactttcctgaagaaacttttttgtatactcattagttttagttttatcacaataaaatgacattagcacgcgcgtgtaaagttccaaaatacctacctagttactagtcttccgataacgcgggcgcctcgctgctaacagctgatcatgcgaaagcacgcgcgcgcgaTATCTGttcgttttgttattgtgataaaaataaaactaatgagtaactaaactaaagaatattCATTAATTACCAGTGAAgcatatttaaagttttttcgTTTCACAGTTTATCTATTGCATCTTCGtcgcatagctatatagcacatctctggtggaaaatcactcTAATAGACCCTGAGTGCCTTTTAGCCTACCATCATTCTTTCAACCTACCTTTCTTCCACTCAATCTTGGCTCATCCATGTAGGAGCATCCTCGCCGGGAGGGACTGAGGTCCTTGACTCCCGCGCCGCAGCGGGACTCCATGACACTCAGCTCAGTGGTGCGAACCAGCGTCAGTCTGATGGAGTCCCGGtgcatcgatagtagggaagccatccatagcacacatccctagcacgcatccatagcatacatccatagcatgcattcatagcacgcatccataacacgtATCATTCAATATACAgcaaaaaacatagcttagctaagtccgtttccaccagtgctaagcaataaatatgattggtagaagccaaacgcatccacagcaacgtagcatagcacatctctggtggaaaatcaccccaCCTACTACACCTCTTTCAACCTACCTTCCGCCCACTCAATCTCGGCTCATCCATGTAGGAGCATCCTCGCCGGGAGGGACTGAGGTCCTTGACTCCCGCGCCGCAGCGGGACTCCATGACACTCAGCTCAGTAGTACGAACCAGCGTCAGTCTGATGTCAGTCCAGCCCACTGATAGATCCATCACATCGTATGGGGAGTGGATGTAGAACTGAGAGGGGGAGTAAAAAGGTTGTATAGTTCACAAACGTGTTTTATGacattaatattcaaaatacaGTGGCCTGACAAACCACCTAgctcccccacaaaaaaaaaacaaaaataagcttcactgacagacagactggcggatcattcaatttgacgtttcaaaagtgcctaattaaggattaattaaataaaaatgatttgacATTGACGTTGACATTGATATTGACATCGACGTTGACTTTGTGATAATACCGCTGGTTacgaggagtaggaacggggtcgtgtttagtcagtaaaagtctgacactccctcccacctcgctcaaggcaggagaagtaggccgcatcatcacttaccatcaggtgagatagcggccaaacgtcgacccattaaatgtaaaaaaaaaagaagtcattggatgatttttccctcttaAATAGACCCTATATACTTAGCTCTAACTCTGAGAATAACTAAGGCAAACTGTGAgcaaaatactgtttttaaacCCTCACTCCTTCATGGAACAATATATCTATGCGTTCTACTTACCCTCCCGTTGGCTGGTATGTCCGTGATGATGAAGCAGCTCAGAGATGCGTAGGCGCAACTACCTGGCCAGTCTGCCGTGGCGTTCGGTCTCACGGGTCTATACGGAGACGAAAAGATCAGTAAATTGACTGTGCAGTTGGCatagtggctgggcaactggctgctagTGCTATGCAATGTGTCACGGGTTCCATTCATGCCCGGAACAGTTTGAAGAAAATACTACCGTTGCAGAAGATTCGTAAcaaccgattccccaacaacccatttATTCACACATTCCAGTATCCACCcagatttatttcataaatccCTAAAAGTacaaacgcctctggtgtttcgggttttcATAGGCGgcttctatttaaatataagttttccCTAGTGAGAGTGATGCGTACATGTAAGGAAAGAA
This is a stretch of genomic DNA from Spodoptera frugiperda isolate SF20-4 chromosome 24, AGI-APGP_CSIRO_Sfru_2.0, whole genome shotgun sequence. It encodes these proteins:
- the LOC118278397 gene encoding pickpocket protein 11-like isoform X2, translated to MNTRYPPHHENQPKMKTKCMSSVTKPIISFSRDFCKETSMHGFIHITAPRRHWVERLLWIVVTALCVWGALDVALGQLQRYNESPTVVTLEKDFRSWDFYLPALTLCFNIMPDYVIKTKSSDDISYPWIPVMTEAGVCHTTNCLAVADVAVGPVRPNATADWPGSCAYASLSCFIITDIPANGRFYIHSPYDVMDLSVGWTDIRLTLVRTTELSVMESRCGAGVKDLSPSRRGCSYMDEPRLSGRKVHSTNTCRLACSSQLAKDLCNCVPFYYFYDDGPPCTPKGMWCLAKNAHILLKNDERKCACVPQCMDSSYKEMTIEEQVWKNPPFNQHGSIKYSVQAPQTRYTREIVFHFQDLVVSFGGAAGLFLGASFISFVEILYFVAARLFSHISGAEDNKNKTTATTVTQVKQAGVSHETLRIQYLTAVLMEDQKKYDSTPSQYYH
- the LOC118278397 gene encoding pickpocket protein 28-like isoform X1; translated protein: MNTRYPPHHENQPKMKTKCMSSVTKPIISFSRDFCKETSMHGFIHITAPRRHWVERLLWIVVTALCVWGALDVALGQLQRYNESPTVVTLEKDFRSWDFYLPALTLCFNNRVDNKKLPAVVKKYFEVDPSDDQYQYYVRLVKAIANSDILHLEGFQEFGDLETSVDMFGVAVDIMPDYVIKTKSSDDISYPWIPVMTEAGVCHTTNCLAVADVAVGPVRPNATADWPGSCAYASLSCFIITDIPANGRFYIHSPYDVMDLSVGWTDIRLTLVRTTELSVMESRCGAGVKDLSPSRRGCSYMDEPRLSGRKVHSTNTCRLACSSQLAKDLCNCVPFYYFYDDGPPCTPKGMWCLAKNAHILLKNDERKCACVPQCMDSSYKEMTIEEQVWKNPPFNQHGSIKYSVQAPQTRYTREIVFHFQDLVVSFGGAAGLFLGASFISFVEILYFVAARLFSHISGAEDNKNKTTATTVTQVKQAGVSHETLRIQYLTAVLMEDQKKYDSTPSQYYH
- the LOC118278397 gene encoding uncharacterized protein LOC118278397 isoform X3, with the protein product MNTRYPPHHENQPKMKTKCMSSVTKPIISFSRDFCKETSMHGFIHITAPRRHWVERLLWIVVTALCVWGALDVALGQLQRYNESPTVVTLEKDFRSWDFYLPALTLCFNNRVDNKKLPAVVKKYFEVDPSDDQYQYYVRLVKAIANSDILHLEGFQEFGDLETSVDMFGVAVDIMPDYVIKTKSSDDISYPWIPVMTEAGVCHTTNCLAVADVAVGPVRPNATADWPGSCAYASLSCFIITDIPANGRFYIHSPYDVMDLSVGWTDIRLTLVRTTELSVMESRCGAGVKDLSPSRRGCSYMDEPRLSGRKVHSTNTCRLACSSQLAKDLCNCVPFYYFYDDGPPCTPKGMWCLAKNAHILLKNDERKCACVPQCMDSSYKEMTIEEQVWKNPPFNQHGSIKYSVQAPQTRYTREIVFHFQDLVGKTGWSVS